In Desulfobacterales bacterium, one genomic interval encodes:
- a CDS encoding thioesterase family protein, giving the protein MRHTIEIKVRGYHLDAFSHVNNARYLEFLEEGRWAAFEKSVDLIKLGRDGYAFTIVNINISYRRAALLNEVLTIETEITQFGKRRAVIHQVIKLKGTATVVADADITFVMFDTRKQKTAILEGEILETLKIV; this is encoded by the coding sequence ATGCGCCATACCATCGAGATTAAAGTTAGGGGATATCATCTGGATGCTTTTTCTCATGTCAACAACGCCCGCTATTTGGAGTTTTTAGAGGAGGGGAGATGGGCTGCGTTTGAAAAATCGGTGGATTTGATAAAATTAGGCCGCGATGGGTATGCGTTTACCATTGTTAATATTAACATCAGCTATCGCCGCGCTGCATTGCTGAACGAGGTGCTGACCATCGAAACGGAAATAACCCAATTTGGAAAACGCCGTGCCGTGATTCACCAGGTAATCAAACTCAAGGGAACTGCCACGGTGGTGGCGGATGCCGATATCACCTTTGTGATGTTTGATACCCGAAAACAGAAGACGGCCATTTTGGAAGGCGAGATTCTCGAAACGCTGAAAATCGTTTGA